ATTATCAGCTATGATTTCAAATTCTCTTCCTGGCTCTAAACCAATTAATAAAATAGCCATAATATTTTTGGCATCATAGTTTTCTTCTTCATATCTAAAAAAGACATTACCAGAAAATTTATTAGTAATTGCACATAT
This sequence is a window from Streptobacillus canis. Protein-coding genes within it:
- a CDS encoding HPr family phosphocarrier protein, translated to MNKIKVTVMNEQGIHARPSTKICAITNKFSGNVFFRYEEENYDAKNIMAILLIGLEPGREFEIIADNGNDEEEKKLLSALQTLIEIEQFN